tgggaacagagacacaggtgtaaggctctgtggtgtcagagctgggaaggaggatactaaggaaggaaactggaatcatgcttgctggaagttcaccccaataaacattgaattgtttgcacctttggacttcgggtattgttgctctctgttcatgcgagaaggaccagggaagtaagtggatgaaggaataagccccctaacaagtaACACCCAGGGGAACTGAGTtccaccccctctgcatgcaaaccattggaaaaccaggaaaaaacaagaaaatcccCCAGTTCGTCACAAGCTTCAGCATGCGGGGGGCGAGGGGGGTCTGTTGCTGAAGAAATAGTGCTGATGTGCTATGCTTAATAGTCTGTAAGGCCTTTCATTTAATACCACTCAAAATTTGGTGGGAACTGTAGTTCAGGTGCCTCACACTTCCATTCTCCTTTATTGACCAGACTTCCTGATCAGGACTACATCTTCCTTGTCACCCCTCTTGTAGATTCCTCCTCCCATTGGTGTATCGTGGGAGATGTGGTGCAGCTTAGGTGCATAGCCCATCAAGGAAAATGGCCCATGAGGCAATTAAACTACAACTTCCACAAGGCACTGAGGAACCATatccaaatttaaatatttcagacTTCAGCTTGATATACTTGTTCTTGGATTAAATATTTCCAAATtttttacaaataaacaaaattttCTGCATAGAGCAGACTCTTTTTGTGAAAACGTTTAATTGAAAACCCAATGTTCTGTTGAAAAAagtttcactggaaaattttcaataagctttacttttttttggtcaaaactaGAACTGGAATAGATTTTCCAAATTtaagtttaaattaaaaacaattggtagaattctctctctctcttctttctgctCTAGTGGGTTTGACCAAAGCTAGATAGCTGGTTGATGTTCATAAGCAATTATCTATAtatatgtaagcagggtctgaatgaatgcttccttGACAGGTAGCTGGGAGCAGGAGAGactttgggtgtgtttatgtaaatacagtttgctcctgctctgcttacaTATTCAGCAAATAGAGCGgtgtcaaagtgatcaactttggcagATGTTGAGTTACAAATcaccttagtactgaatgcagcgGTAGTGAAATATGTGTATTTCATATGAATTGTAATTATTTTAGGaatacagggaagcaggactgtgcttaacctgtcccaaatgagggggtcaccctcagttgAAAGAATCTCATTAAGCCAGGGACTTAAATGTTAGGACCCTGTGAAAGTaaaaggggtggggacaggtgtcttAGCTAGGCGGCTGCACCAAGGGTCCTCCCTGAACTGGTTTAACCTATTCCTCACCACTGTTTAAAGAAAGAGCTAAGTAGGCTTCATTAGgaatctttgttattttaaatgcttgaTCAGAGCTGAAATCGCTTGTGTTGGGGACTATGTTCTGAccagagctgaaaatcactgagagctgaaatcacttaagTTGGAggagtgtttctgcccagcctgcaaagagctgaacaTCACTATGAGACTGATGTGCAGatgtcacagcagagaggcagatggcagcagaagatgactgacagtcagctggtgaaTGAACATCTGGTAAGGTAGTGAGCAGAATGAGCAGCTGGCGAGGCGGCCAGGCAGCACAGCACGTGGCTGGCAGAGAGACGCAGCGagtgggcagctggtggagaagtgCAGCAAatggccagcagggcagctgcaaaGAGGGGCCATGGAGcaagtaaggtgcctccttacttccacccagggtgggaggtgaactctacAGATGCACCtatgaactctgggtctgcactgaccaaggacagcaactgcaAGTGGagtgcagagaagggacaggcatgTTAAAAGGACTTTTgcgttgctggacttaagaacctgaagggaaaaggacactgcccaacttattTGGaggtgggtcttttgcttagggtttatgtttatgaatgctgtttgcggtgttttcccaaattaacatcgagttacttccctcctgccattaaaagtttcttttctacactcagactctgtgcttgcaagtggggaagtaatGCCTTTCAGGGGTAGTGTGTAATTTtaccaggttactgggtgggggcttgagccggttctgtgttgtatcaatagaaaggaacccctagatgttgaacctggccctggttgctgctggctgtgcctggcagaagggttttatatatatatatatatatatatatatatatatatatatatatatatatatatatatatatatatatatatatatatatatataaggcgTTTGACTGTATATATGTACACATATTTAAGACACCTGAACAACAACTCCcacaaaatgttgtgtggtattaagtcaaatgccttatatatatgcatatatacatatatatatacacactttttcagcaatacatttttttaacttttttttttaattttcaaaattttgataAACCAGTACAAATTTTCCTGTGaaatattttactgtttttacTGTTAGACAAAACCAACATCTTAAAACATACCAAGAAACCAATATATAACCAGTGGAGATTATTTCGTATGGCACATGTTCAATACAGCCCCGAAAAGAAGCGACATCTAGGCAGTTTAGAGACACGATTGtagactggaagtcaggacttgTCCAGATAACCAGTTAGTGGGTGTCAAGCTGGGGTGAAAATGTACAGCGCTGTGTATTAACTTtcagtgtggaccctgctgccatgcactaaaaTTTCTCCAGGAGCATTGAcctactcctgtttcaaagaaCAGTAGAACAGAacacactagggaacctttaaAGCTCAGAACCATGGTCCACATGGACAGGTAGCATGTGGTACATTTTCatcccagcttgctgtgcactaactgttCATTTAGACAAGCCCTCATATTCTGATCTTGGTAACAGAAGTATAAATCAGGAGTTAGTCACTATAAGTGAGGTTGGAATCTGATCCCGGCTCCCTTCTTTAAAGGCTGACATTCTTAACAAACAGAAGTGTGTTCATTTGGTGATTTCAGATAATCAAGGAGTCATAATATCAGAGTTTCCACTACATAAAATATTCACTTCCCTATCAAAACACATTTCTTTTGTTCAAAATTCTCTTGAGGGTCCCTTTCACCTCATTGTTCCTCAGGCTATTGATAATGGGATTTAACATGAGTGTGAAGACTGTGTAGGAAAGAGAGAGCAGCTTTTTGGTGTTTGTGGAGTAAATGGATTTGGGTGGGAGGTAGGTGAAACTGGCCATGCCATAGAATAGAATCACCAcaatgaggtgagaggagcaggtggaaaaGATTTTGGGCCTGCCGGTGGCTGTTGGCATCTTTAGGATGGTGGAGATGATATGGACATAGGAAAAGAGGATAATCAGAAAGGGTGGAAAAGTAAGTATAGTGGAGGCAATTAATGCAAACATCTCAAAAAGGTAGGAGTCTGCATAGACGAACTCTAGAATGGTGGGTGCATCACAGAAGAAGTGGTTTAATTCATTGGACCTGCAGAATGGGAAACTAAACAACCATGTTGTTTGCAGACTTCCCACGGGAATCCCTGAAAACCAAGACATCActgccagctttttaaaaaatttcttgtTCATGATGGTGGTGTAGCGCAGTGGGTCACACCTGGCCACATAGCGGTTATATGCCATGGCTGACAGGAGGAAGGACTCTGTGATGCCAAAGAAGAAGAAATTTGTATGTGTCATGTCACCAGAGCAGTAGATGTCTTTATTCTTAGAGACGAGGTTCATCAGCATCTTTGGTACAGTGACTAAATTGAAGATGTGCATGAAGGACAAGTTCTGGAGGAAGAAATACACGGGGCAGTGAAGGGCAGAGTCCACTAGTGTGGTAAGGATGATGAGAAAGTTTTCTATCAATGTTAGCAGATAAATAACCAGAAATACCACAAAAAAACAGAAGGTGGATCTGGGGAACCTCAGGAGAATGAACTCAATGATGATGGTCtcatgccattttttaaaaaaagtatttataaTCTGGAGTCAtcatgccattttttttaaaaagtatttataaTCTGGAGTCATCAAAAAGAAAGATCTAGGAATAAATcctgtcctgttttttttttcttgaacatCAGAGCTTCTGCATATGTATAACCTGGATCTTCTTGAATTCACTCTGTTGGGGAGGTGGGGTTTCCTGTCTCCAGGATTCTAGTATAAGGATACATTCTTTCAATTCCTCTTCAGAAATGTTCTTCTCCAGTTCCCAGTTCAAGTTAGACAACAGTCAGTATCGCTAAGACTTGGCAAAGATCCACAGTGTCTCAAAACATCATCAAAATGCAGTGTGATGCTCGTTCCCTTTTACACCTCGTTAGGGTAATGATGGAGGAAAGGAGCAGATACCACCCAGAAGTATATGTTCTGCAtgagagaaagaaacaaagaaatggggggggggaaagtagCTTTCATATGATTCCCACCAGCAAACTTAACTCAGTTGATGTTGCTTAGATGTGTAATGTACATTTTTGTTCCCCTGTTGTACTTgctccatttaaatcaaaatgagtCTACGACTGCTGACTGGCAGAGGCGCATGTAGaaattatttcttcttctttatttgttttcaaaaattaCAACTTGCAACTTGGTTGACAAGTCAAGATTGCCGGTATCAGAccccagaaagaaaaaa
This genomic interval from Lepidochelys kempii isolate rLepKem1 chromosome 13, rLepKem1.hap2, whole genome shotgun sequence contains the following:
- the LOC140897199 gene encoding olfactory receptor 10A2-like, yielding MRKKIINTFFKKWHETIIIEFILLRFPRSTFCFFVVFLVIYLLTLIENFLIILTTLVDSALHCPVYFFLQNLSFMHIFNLVTVPKMLMNLVSKNKDIYCSGDMTHTNFFFFGITESFLLSAMAYNRYVARCDPLRYTTIMNKKFFKKLAVMSWFSGIPVGSLQTTWLFSFPFCRSNELNHFFCDAPTILEFVYADSYLFEMFALIASTILTFPPFLIILFSYVHIISTILKMPTATGRPKIFSTCSSHLIVVILFYGMASFTYLPPKSIYSTNTKKLLSLSYTVFTLMLNPIINSLRNNEVKGTLKRILNKRNVF